CACCTGGACGGTATTCTCTAGCTTTTGCATAGTTAGCAGACCAATCTAAATCTAAGGTAGAATTGATTAAGTGCTCTCCACGAATAGAATAGTTTTGTACTCTCTGATCTTCTAATCTTCGGTTTTTGTTTCGGTTGTTGTCTAAACCACCTTTGGTCTGACGTTTTACACGACCTTCAAAACCAACAATTTCTTCACCATTATAAAGTGGCTCAATATCATCGTAAGTAGTTCTAAAACGGTTTTCTCTATCATCTCTCCAGTTGTAGATGGCATTGGCAAAAATGGTATTGTTGTCATTGAATTTATAATCTAAAGCAACAGAAGCACTACGACGTATACGCTGTACATCATACTTTCTAATTTCAGAAGCTTGTAAATAGTCATTTCCAAACTCATCTTTTACCCATTCGTTTTCGATGTTATCAGAACCGTAATCCACATTATTATAAGACCCACTAAAAACTACTCCTAATTTATCATTAGCAAAACGGTTACCATAAACAAAACCAGCAGTGTAAGAAGCGTGGTCACGAATTGGTAAATAACCTCCTGCAAGAGTTGCAGAAATTCTTTCTCCGTTTGGAGTTGCTCTTGTAATTAAGTTTACAGAACCTCCAATTGCATCAGCATCCATGTCTGATGTTAGCGTTTTGTTTACTTCGATTGTAGAAATCATATCAGACGGAATTAGGTCCATTTGCACGTTTCTGTTATCTCCTTCAGCAGATGGAATACGGTCACCATTTAAAGTTACAGAGTTCAAAGATGGAGCTAAACCTCTAATAATAATGTTACGAGCTTCACCTTGGTCATTTTGCATGGTAATACCTGGAACACGTTTTAAAGCGTCTCCAACGTTAGCATCAGGAAAACGTCCCATTTGATCTGAAGAAATTACGTTTCCGATGTTTTTGTTATTTTTCTGTTGATTCAGCGCTTTTGCCTGACCTTTTAAAATATCTCCAACAATAACTTCTTTCAGTTCATTTTCAGAAGCTTTAAGAGAAAAATCAATTACGTTGTTTTTTCCTTGTTCAACTTTTATTTCTTGAGTTAAAGAAGTATATCCAATATATTTTACTTCAACTTGGTAAGTTCCTTCATTAATATTTAATAATTCGAAACGACCGTTGTAGTCAGAAACGGTGTATTTTTTCTCGCCTACAATTTGAACCATTGCTCCAGGAAGAGGCAGCTTGTCATCGGCATCTAATATCTTTCCAGATATAATAGCTTTCTGAGCAAAACCTGTAAAGGCGAATAAAAAGAATGCTGTTAATAGATAGAATTTTTTCATTGTGTGTGTTTAGTTTAATTTCGGTTGCGAAACTAAGACCCGTGTATTACTAAAGCCTTGAAAAAAAATTAACATAGTGTTATGATTAGTCAGTTATTGCTTATAATTATTAATGTTTAACTAACATTGCACTTTCAAACATTTGATTCACAACTAAAAAGAAATTGATATTTTGACTGTATTTGAAAATTTGGCGTTAAATTTGCCATATCAATCACAATCAAAAATCATCAATCATGTTAAAACAATTTTTTATCCTATGTTCAGGAGCCGACCGTGACCTCTTGAAAGACTGCTCAGAAGGCGAACAAACTAAATACGTTGGTATTGGCGCCACCGTGTTCTTTACGGCAGTTATGGCTTTTCTAGCCAGTGCTTATGCGCTTTTTACGGTTTTCGATTCTATTTATCCCGCTTTAATTTTCGGATTTGTTTGGAGTTTACTAATCTTCAATTTAGACCGGTTTATCGTTTCTACCATTAAAAAAAGAGATCGTTTTCTAGACGAATTCCTTCAGGCAACTCCACGAATTGCCTTGGCTATTATTATTGCTATTGTAATTTCTAAGCCATTGGAGATTAAGATTTTCGAAAAAGAAATCAATACTGTTTTGTTGAAAGAGAAAAACGAAATGGAACTGGCCAACAAAAAACAAATCGGAACGTATTTCAAAACAGATTTAGATAAGAATAAAGCCGAGATTGCAGCATTAAAAGCTGATATTGTAAAGAAAGAAAAAGAAGTAAACGATTTGTACTCGGTTTATATTACCGAAGCCGAAGGAACTGCTGGAACTAAAAAGTTAGGAAAAGGTCCGGTTTATAAAGAGAAACGCGAAAAACACGATGCGGCTTTAAAAGAATTTGAAACGCTTAAAAAGGCAAACGAAGCTAAAATTGCCGAAAAAGAAAAGGCAGGCGTACAGCTTCAGGCTGATTTAGATAAAAAAGTTTCGCAGACACAACCTATCATTGAAGGCTTCGACGGATTAATGGCGCGCATCAATGCGTTAAATAAACTGCCTTGGCTTCCGTCATTTTTCATTATGCTGTTGTTTCTGGCAATCGAAACCTCTCCAATTATAGCTAAATTATTAGCTCCAAAAGGGGAATTCGATTTCAAACAAGAAGAAGCCGAAACCGCAATGAAAGCAACGTTGACACAAAACAAATACCAACGCGAATTGTTAGTTAAAACCAGTGCCGAAATGCATGATAAAGTGTATGCTGATATCGCAGAAGATAAAGGTCTATTTGATCTGCAGCGAAAAAATGCAAAAGAGTTATTAGAATTGCAATCGCATAAATTTGTAGAAAAGCAGAAAGCGACTTTATAGTCGAAAGTCGTAAAGTCAAAAGTGTGAAAGTCGAAATACAGACTAAAAAGACAAAGCCAGAAATAGAATCTATTTCTGGCTTTTTTATTGAAGACAAAGTCAAAAACTTTAAGACTTTCGACTTTTGACTTTATGACTTACATATAACTTAAAATCTCTTTTTTATAAGCATCATATTCTCCTTGCATGATCAAACCATTATCAAGAAGTTTTTTGTAATTCTGTAGTTTATCAAAAAGTTCTTCTTTAGATAAATCACTTAACCTACGTTCTCCAGCAGGTTGAGTTGGTTGCGTCGGAAGCGGTTCAAAAGTTTCTGTCACAGCTGGAGCTGCAGGCAAAATTTCTGCAAAGCTTGTTACTTCTTCTGTTTCTACCTCTTCGATTTCGTCTTCAACTTCTGCTTCTTCCACAATTTCTTGAACTGGAGCTGCTGTCTGAACAGGATTTTTTAATAAATCTAATTGCTCTTTAGCATAAGTATACATTTTTCTAGCCTGAATTTTCGGAATATAATCTATAGAAAGAATCAGGTCTGTATTAGTGCTAAATGAAAATTCAGAACCTAAAATATTTTCTTTTACAAATGAGCTTGTAATATCATCCCAAGTATAATCTGTAAAATTCATTGAAAGGCCTAAGTTTTTAGGCGTGCAAATAATAATACGTTTATTGGTTAAGATTATACTATCAGGAAAAACAGTAATTGCAGGTTTTTTTTGCACGGCGATGTAACCAACTTCTTCACCTTTCATTAATAAATCAGTAAGTTTCGAAGTTATTTTTTCAATCGCTTTTGGATCTTGTTCTTCGTTCAGAAATTTTTTAAATTGTTCTTTCATTGTTTATTAGTTGCTAAGTTTCAAAGCGGCTAAGCTGCTAAATTTTTTTTCTAACGATGCAAATGTAATGCCTAATTTTCTAATTCGGTTATATCATTTTGAATTTTCTTCGTCAAACTTTTGAAGACCAATTCGTACGAATGGTCTATAAGTTCCTTCACGAATTTATCAGGTAAATTTCCGTTCAAAGCCACGGTATTCCAGTGCACTTTACTCATATGAAATCCAGGTTGTATTTCGTCATACTCTGCTCGAAGTTCCTGTGCGCGGTCTGGGTCGCACTTTAAATTTGCTGATTGTTCATTTTTTTCCCATTGGGAAAGCGAAGACAATGCAAACATTTTTCCGCCCACTTTAAAGACCAAAGTATCCTCATCAAAAGGAAAATGCTCGCTGACCCCTTTTTTTGAAAGACAATATTCGTAAAAAGTTTCTAAATTCATAACTATTTATTTACCAATTTCACCTAAATGCGTGTATTTAAAGCCTTTTTCGTATTTAAGGCCATAACCAAAAATGCGATCCATTGCCGAATGTGAAAATAAAATAA
The Flavobacterium humidisoli DNA segment above includes these coding regions:
- a CDS encoding DUF4407 domain-containing protein, encoding MLKQFFILCSGADRDLLKDCSEGEQTKYVGIGATVFFTAVMAFLASAYALFTVFDSIYPALIFGFVWSLLIFNLDRFIVSTIKKRDRFLDEFLQATPRIALAIIIAIVISKPLEIKIFEKEINTVLLKEKNEMELANKKQIGTYFKTDLDKNKAEIAALKADIVKKEKEVNDLYSVYITEAEGTAGTKKLGKGPVYKEKREKHDAALKEFETLKKANEAKIAEKEKAGVQLQADLDKKVSQTQPIIEGFDGLMARINALNKLPWLPSFFIMLLFLAIETSPIIAKLLAPKGEFDFKQEEAETAMKATLTQNKYQRELLVKTSAEMHDKVYADIAEDKGLFDLQRKNAKELLELQSHKFVEKQKATL
- a CDS encoding PH domain-containing protein produces the protein MKEQFKKFLNEEQDPKAIEKITSKLTDLLMKGEEVGYIAVQKKPAITVFPDSIILTNKRIIICTPKNLGLSMNFTDYTWDDITSSFVKENILGSEFSFSTNTDLILSIDYIPKIQARKMYTYAKEQLDLLKNPVQTAAPVQEIVEEAEVEDEIEEVETEEVTSFAEILPAAPAVTETFEPLPTQPTQPAGERRLSDLSKEELFDKLQNYKKLLDNGLIMQGEYDAYKKEILSYM
- a CDS encoding MmcQ/YjbR family DNA-binding protein — protein: MNLETFYEYCLSKKGVSEHFPFDEDTLVFKVGGKMFALSSLSQWEKNEQSANLKCDPDRAQELRAEYDEIQPGFHMSKVHWNTVALNGNLPDKFVKELIDHSYELVFKSLTKKIQNDITELEN